CGCGGTCAGGAGCAGGTCGCTCACGAGGCGCAGCTGGCGTCGCGCGTTGCGCTCGATGATCGTGAGGAACTCGCGCTGCTCGTCGGACAGCGGGTCCGGGCCGTCCTGCAGGAGCTCCAGGTAGCCGAGCACCGCGGTCAGCGGCGTGCGCAGCTCGTGGCTCACGAGGCTGACGAACTGGTCCTTGAAGGCCGCGGCCTCCCGCTCGGCCGTGACGTCGGTCGCGACGACGACGAAACCGTTGCTCGCGCCGTCGCCCTCGACGCGTCGCGTGACCGCGAGCCGCACCGTCCGGCGCTCGCCGTCGCGCCGCACCCACGTCCAGTCCCGCACGTGCGAGCCCTCACCCTGCGCGGGCCGGACGACCACGTCGAGCAGGCGCCGCTCGGCCTGCTCGCCGTCGCCCCGCACCGCGTGGCCGAACGCGGCGGCGTACCGCTCGCGCAGCTCGTCGGGGTCGTGCAGCGCGGTGAGCCGCAGGCGGCCCACGACCGCGCCCTGCGCGTGGCCGAGCAGGCGCTCGGCGCCCGCGTTGAACACCTGGATCAGCCCGTCGGTGTCGGTCGCGATGATGGCCTGCTCGGTGGCCGAGTCGATGACCGCGACCATCTGCTCGAGCGCCGACTCCCGGGCGGCGGCGACGCGCGCGATGACGTCCGCGTCCGTGCGGACGAGGTCGAGCAGCTCGTCCTGCTGGACGCGCAGCCGGTCGAGCGCGGCGTTGCGCACGCGCAGACGCTCGGTGGTCTCGTGCGAGATCACCGCGAGCACGAACGCGACGAGGGCGACCAGCAGCGCGCGCATGACCGTGAGCGACGTGAACGTCTGCGGGTCGATCACCGCGGGCGTGAACACGACGAGCAGCACGCAGACGGTCGCGAGCGTCACGCCGCGTCGCCCGCGCTGCGACGCGAGCGTGAGCACCGGGATGAACACGAGCGCCCCGAGGATCGAGCTGCTGCCGCCCGTGCCGGCGCGCAGCAGCGAGACCGCGCCGAGGGACACCACGGGCAGCAGGTCGGCTGCCCACGCGGGCCAGCGGCTCCACGGCAGCGTGACCGCGAGCACCATGACGGCGGCGGTCACGATCGCGGCGGCCAGCACGAGCGCGGGGTCGGTGACGACGTCGACGACGGTCAGGGTGAGGAGGCCGACCGCGAACGCCAGGACGAACGGCAGCTGCCGCTCGACGACGCCCGCCTCGGGCCCGGTGTACCGGGAGACGAACCGCAGGAACCGGCTGCCGCGCCGGCGGCGTTCCACGACCGGCGGGGTGCTCATCGCATCGTCCTCATCGCGCGTCCTCGTGCGGCCTCATCGCAGCGTCGAGAGCAGCACGACGACGGGCGCGGTCACGGCGGCCGCGACGATCCCGACGACGAGCACGCGGCGTTCGGCGCGTGCGTCGGCGCGGATCTCGCGCGCGAGCGCCCGCTCGTCGAGGCGCGCGCCGGGCTCGTCGTGCCCGTTCGTCGGTGCCGTCATCCCACGACCCGTCCCGTCTTCTCGGTCTTGTCCCACTGCGCCGAGGCCCCGCGCCACTGCTTGACGTACGCGTCGAGCGTGATGGCGCACAGCACGGGCCCGTACCCGATGACGTACAGCAGCGGCGTGGCCAGGGCCTTGAGGCCCCGCACACCGTCGACGGCCCGCACGACGGGGGCGACGAGCATCGCGACCAGCGGCCAGGCGTACAGCGCGAGCTGCCACACGTCCCGACCCTCCGGCGTCATCTCCAGGCCGAACAGGGCCGGCACCTGCTCCTCCCACAGCCCCGGCACCCACGCGGCGGTCATGACGACGAGCGCGAGCAGGCCGGGGAAGGTGAGCGCCTGGAACCACGAGCGGCGCGCGGTCTCGCCGTCGAGCAGCAGCGTCGTCGCGGTGATGAACACGTACGCGACGACCCCGAGCCACCACAGCGCGCGGAACGCGGTCAGCGCGACCGCCGAGTCGAGCAGGTGCAGCCCGACGAGCCCCGCGGTCGCGAGCAGGATCGCGACGGGCAGCATGTAGACGGAGAACCACACGAGCCCGAACACCCACGACCCGAGCCGCTGCCCGCCGCGCCGCAGCGGCCACGGCCGGCGGAACCACACGTCGGAGAACCGCCGGGTGATCTGCACGTTCCCGCGTGCCCAGCGCACGCGCTGCTTCCACAGCGCGCGCACCGAGTCCGGCTCCTCCGCGAGCACGACCGCCGCGGGCTCGAACACCACGCCGCGGCCGTCGAGCTGGGTGAGGAACGTCGTGAACGTGTCCTCGGCGAGCGTCGTGGTGTCGACGCGACCACCGATGGACTCGAGGTTCGCGCGCGAGTGCAGCTGCGCGCCGCCCGCGAGGCACGCCATGGCGCCCAGCACGTTCTGCGCGCGGCGGGCCGCGGCCTGCGCGGTCACGTACTCGTACCCGATGAACCGGGCGACCGACCCGGGCCGCGCGCTGCCCTCGCGGATGTACGCGGTGACGGCCCCGACGTGCTCGTCGGCGAGGTGGCGCGTCATCTTGCGCAGCGCGTCGGGGCGGTAGATGACGTCGGCGTCCATGATGAGCAGCGCCTGCATCCAGTCGTCCGCGAGCGCGCGCTCGATGCCGTGGTTGAGCGTGTGGGCCTTGCCCTGGCCGCCCTGCGCGCGGCGCAGGTGCACGATCCGGCCGGGGTGCTCGGCGGCCTTGGCCTGCACGACCTGCGGGGTGTCGTCGGTCGAGGCGTCGTCGACGACGAACACCTTGAGCCGGTCCGGCGGGTACTCCAGGCGCATCAGCCGCTCGAGCGACGGCGCGAGCACGGCGCCCTCGTTCCACGCGGGCACGATGACGACGACGCGCGGCAGGTACGGCGCGGCGTCGCGCAGGTGGTTGCGCCACGCGTGGACGGGGACGAGCAGGTACTGCACGAGCCCGATGAGCACGGGGACCGCCCCGCACACGACGAGCGCGACGAGCAGGACGACGAGCGCGTCGTGCGCGATCACGGCTCCCCCGTGCCGGCCTGCGTGCGCAGCCAGTCGTAGACGCCCACGTCGCGCGCGTCGTGCGCATCCGTCGACGCGACGAGCGGCACGCCCGCGGCGCGCCAGCGCGCGACCGCGCGTGGCCCGGGGCACCGCCACTTCTCGTTGACCTCGACGAGCGCGCCCGCGGCGAGCACGGCGGCGGCGACCGCGTCGAGGTGCTCGTCGGTCACGTCGTCCTCGGTCAGCCCGAGCTTGGGGACGAGCGAGAGCGGGTGCGCGAGCTGCGCGCACGGGGTGCGCCGCAGCGCGGCGACGGTCCCGTCGACGAGCATCGCGAGCACGTCCGCGGCGGCCAGTCCGTCGGCCATCGCCTCACGCGCGCGGCGCGGGCTCCACGGCCCGTCCGGGCCGGGCAGCTGGTGGTCGGCGAGCAGCACGCGGTCGACCCCGCCGGGCCCGCCCGCCGCGCGCAGCACGTCCGGCGGGGCGTCGACGCCGCCCGCGACGTCGAGGATCTTCGCCTCGACCCCGGTCTCGACGACGAGCCCCGCGGTGCGCGGCAGCCGCGCGAGCGCCTCGAGGCGCTGCGCCACGTCGCTCGTCGTCGCCCGCACGTGGTCGACCATCCGGATGCGACGCAGCCCGCGCTCGACCGCCGCCGCGTGGTTCTCCTGCGGCGTGCTCACGGCGTCGTCGGAGAACGTCGAGTGCACGTGGTGGTCCTCCGCGAGGGACGGCCACCACGACGGCTGCGACGACGGCTGCGGCGACGGCTGCGGCGACGGCGAGGCAGACATCATCCCTCCGGCGCGGACGGGGGCTCGAGCGGCGGCAGGACGTCGCCGACCGGCAGGAACACGTCCTCGAGGTAGCGCACGTTCGCGACCTCGACGAAGTCCACGTGCCGCGGGACCGGGCGCCCGAGCACCGCGTCGAGCACGAGCGACGGCATGTCGACGCCCGCGGCGATCGTCAGCGGCATCGCGCCCGGGAACCGCGGGTTGACCTCGAGCAGGCCGGGCGTGCCGTCGGCCGTGAGCTTGAGCTGCACGTTCGCGACGGTGGTCAGCCCGATCGCCTCGGCGACCGCGGTGGCCGCCGCGACCAGCCGCTCGTCGTGCACCGTGACGCCCGCGACCGCGACGCCCGAGTCCACGCGCAGCCGGGCGCGGGGCACGGCCGCGACCACGTGGCCGTCGAGGTCGGCGAGCACGTCGACCGAGTACTCCTCGCCCGGCAACAGCTCCTGCACCAGCAGGTCCTCGTCGTCGTGCACCGCGTCGAGCTCGGTCGCGGTGGTCACCACGCGCACGCCACGCGACCCGGCCCCCCGGCGCGGCTTGACGATCACGGGGAACTGCCAGCCGCTGATCGCCTGCGGCGTCCCGACGAGCTCGGTGCGCGGCACGTACGCGACGTGCGCGCAGGCGCGTGCCAGCGAGAGCTTGTCGAGCGCCGTCTCGAGCGTGCGCAGCTCGGGCGACGCGACGCGCGTGCCCGCGTGCGAGAACCGCTCGCGCTGCGCGGCGATGCGCGGCAGCTCCACGTCGACCGTCGGGTACAGCACGTCGATGCCGTCGGCGGCGCACGTCGCGAGCACGGTGTCGACGAAGTGCTCGGCGCGCCCGGCGGGGACCAGTCGTCGCCGCTCGGCGGGCACGAGGTAGATGCCGCTCGCCCAGCGGTCCATGTCCGCCGCGTACACCTCGACGTCGCCGCGCCGCAGCAGCGAGCGGATCACCGCCACCCCGGCGGGGCCGCCGGCCCCTGTCACGAGCACGCGCGTCATACGTTCACCGGTCCGTCCTGGTCTCCTGGCCCGACCGCTCGTCGGACCCGTCCTCGCGTGCGCCGGACCTGTCGCCGGCGGTCTCGCGCGAGGCCGCCGAGGCCACCCGGCCGGCGGCGCGCACCATCTCCAGCGGCTCGACGTACGTGCCCGTGCCGAACCGCGCCCAGTACCGCGCCGTGGCGCGCACGGTGTCGGCGTCCATGTAGGCGCGGTGGGACTGCGACGAGAACGCGGCGAGCATCTCGAGCTTCGTGTCGAGGAAGCCGTCGACCGTCACGAACCGGGTGGGCCGGAAGTCGACCGTCGCGGACGGGCTCTGGAAGCAGCCGAGCGTGGGCACCTGGCGGGTCGCGACCTGGACCGCGCGGTGCACGGCGCGGTGGTCCTGGTGCCGGTCGTGCACCGAGTGCGTGTAGACGACGGTCGGGCGCACCTGCTCGACGGTCCGTTCGACCGCGGGGATGAGGTCGGGCGCGGCCTCGAGCTGCGTGTCGACGAAGTCGAGCAGGAACAGCCGCGCGCCGACGACGCCCGCGGCGGCCAGCGCCTCGTGCCGCCGGTCGTCGGTGTCGCCGCCGACCGCGCCGCAGGACATCGTGAGCACGACGACCGTGTCGCCCGCGTCGCGGTGGGACGCGAGGGTCGCTCCGATGCCGATCTCGACGTCGTCGGGGTGCGCGCCGACGGCGAGCACGACCGCGCCGCGGTCCGCCTCCCGCCGGGCCCGTCCGCGCTCGGCGATCCGCGTCGCCCGGTCGGTGAGGTCCGCGGCGGACACGGGCTTCACGAGGAAGTCGTCGGCCTGCTGGTGCAGCGCGTCGACGGCGTAGTCGACGCTCGCGAACGCGGTCATGACGATGACGGGGACGCCGGGTGCGGCGCGGCGCAGCTCACGCAGCAGCTCGAGGCCGGACATGCCGGGGAGCTGGATGTCGGTGATGACGAGGTCGACGGGTCGCGTGGTCGCGTGCGCGAGGGCGGCGAGCGCGTCGGTCAGCACGGTCACGGACATGCCCGCGCGGCGCTCGAGCACCGTGCGGACGAACAGCGCGGTGTCCGCGTCGTCCTCGACGACGAGCACCTGGATCTGGCCGTCAGCCACCGCCGTCTCTCCCTCTCTCGTGCCGCCATCGCATCACCCGGACGACGGACCGGCAAACCGTGGTGACCGGGTGCGGCGAGGCTCACAGGCGCAAGTCGGGTCGAGCGTGGTCAAGGTGCGGCGCGGCGGGTTCGCGCGGGGCGTCGCGAGGGTGAACCGTGGGACCCGCACCGGCGGGCGGACGCCGGGGAATACGACGACGAGGGTCCCGGTTGCACCGGCCAGTACATGCAAACGCATGAATCTGACGGTCGGCCAGACCGCTTAGGACGAGGCAGGAAACGAGGCGAGCCGCGATGCAGTTCGGCATCTTCTCCGTCGGCGACGTGACGACGGACCCCACCACCGGCCGCACGCCGGACGACACCGAGCGCGTCCGCGCGATGCTCACGATCGCGCAGCACGCCGACGAGGCCGGCCTCGACGTCTTCGCGACCGGCGAGCACCACAACCCGCCGTTCGTCCCGTCGTCCCCGACGACGATGCTCGGCTACCTCGCGGGCGTCACGAAGCAGATCACGCTCTCGACGGCCACGACGCTCATCACCACCAACGACCCGGTGCGCCTGGCCGAGGAGTACGCGATGCTCCAGGTCATCTCCGACGGCCGGATGGACCTCATGATGGGACGCGGCAACACCGGCCCCGTCTACCCCTGGTTCGGGCAGGACATCCGCCAGGGCATCCCCCTCGCGGTCGAGAACTACGCGCTGCTGCGCCGCCTGTGGACCGAGGACGTCGTCGACTGGTCCGGGAAGTTCCGCACGCCGCTGCAGGGCTTCACCTCGACCCCGCGCCCGCTCGACGGCGTCCCGCCGTTCGTCTGGCACGGCTCGATCCGGTCCCCCGAGATCGCCGAGCAGGCCGCCTACTACGGCGACGGGTTCCTGCACAACGCGATCTTCTGGCCCATGGAGCACACCGCCGCGATGGTGAACTTCTACCGGCAGCGCTTCGAGCACCACGGGCACGGCTCCGCCGACCAGGCGATCGTCGGGCTCGGCGGCCAGGTCTTCATGCGCAAGGAGTCGCAGAAGGCGTGGGACGAGTTCCGGCCGTACTTCGACAACGCGCCGGTCTACGGGCACGGCCCGTCGATGGAGGACTTCACGCGCGAGACGCCGCTCACCGTCGGCTCGCCGCAGCAGGTCATCGACCGGTACGGCGCGTTCTGGGAGCAGGTCGGGCACTACCAGCGCCAGCTGTTCCTCATGGACCACGCCGGCCTGCCGCTCAAGACGGTCCTCGAGCAGATCGACCTGCTCGCGACCGAGGTCGTCCCCGTCCTCCGCCAGGAGGCCGAGGCTCGTCGTCCCGCGCACGTCCCCGCGAACCCGCCCACGCACGCCGAGCGCGTCGCCGCCGCGCGCGCCGCCGGCGAGGTGCACGAGCAGGGCGTCGCCGCGGCCGACCACTGGACCGGGCGCACCGCCGAGGACGACCTCGCGGCCGCCGACGCCGCCGCCGCCGTCCCGGACGGGCGGTGACACCATGGACCCGTTCCCCACCACCCCGACAGGAGCACGCACGATGCCCCAGGAGCGCTCCATCGTGGTCGTCTCGGCCGGCGTGAGCCAGCCGTCGTCGACCCGTCTGCTCGCCGACCGCCTCGCGGCCGCGACCGTCGAGGAGCTCGCCGCCCGCGGCATCCGCGCAGACGTCACGACGGTCGAGCTGCGCGACCTCGCGCACGAGGTCGTCAACATGACGCTCACCGGCTTCGCGTCCGGACCGCTCGCCGACGCGCTCGCGAAGCTCGCCGCGGCCGACGGCCTCATCGCCGTGACCCCGGTGTTCACCGCGTCGTACGCGGGGCTGTTCAAGTCGTTCGTCGACGTGCTCGACAAGGACGTGCTCGCCGGCATGCCCGTGCTGCTCGGCGCGACCGGCGGCACCGGGCGGCACTCGCTCGTGCTCGAGTACGCGCTGCGACCGCTGTTCGGGTACCTGCACGCGGACGTCGTCGGGACCGGCGTGTTCGCCGCGACCGACGACTGGGCCGACGGCGGGGGCGACGACGTCAAGCCGCTGCCCGAGCGGATCCGCCGCGCCGGGCGCGAGCTCGCCGAGACCGTCGCCGACCGCGAGCCCTCCCGGCCCGCGGGCCTGTACGACGCGGTGCCGAGCTTCGAGGACTTGCTGGGTCACTGACCGCCCGGGGCGGGGGCGACGACGGCGGTCAGCGGTTCGTCGTCGAGAAGTGCTGGTAGTCGACCGGCCGGGTCCAGTACCCGCCCCAGAACCAGCCGTTGTCACCGAACGCCCGCACGACGTCGTCGTCGGCGACGATGACGCCCGGCCCCGGGACCCGGTCGAGGAACGCGCGCCCCGCCGGGGGTGCGACGAACGTGCCGCTCACGTACGGGTTCTCGACCGGGTTCACGTCGATCGCGCGCCCGTACGAGTGCTGCGACCAGCCGGTGCCGCCCGTGACCGCACGGCAGTTGAACGCCGAGCTGTTGTCGGCGTCCATCGACGCGTCGTCGTCGGCGCCGAAGTCGTCGACGAGCCGCAGCGAGCGGATCGGGAACTCCAGGTCGTACAGGCGCTGGAACACCCGGACGATGCTGGTGGCGACCTCGGCGTGCACGACGAGCTCGCCGTCGCGCACGCGCCCCTCGAAGTCGACGTACCGCACACGCAGGTAGCGCAGGTCCTCCAGCGGCACCGGGCAGCCCGGCCGCCAGGACGCGTGCATGCGCTCGGCGAGCGCGGCGTCGATGCGCGAGACGCTCGAGCGGAACAGCGGGCGACGGTCGTCGGTCAGGGTGGGCGTCGGGCGGGGCGCGGGCGTGGTCGGCGGAGCGGGGGTCGTGGGCGCGGGGTGCGCAGGAGCGGGGGTCGTAGGAGCGGGGGTCGTCGCGACCGGGCCGGCGACAGACGGCGCGGCCGTCCCGCTCGTGCCCACGGCCACGACGGAGCCCGACGTCGCGACGCGCGGGGTGCCCGGCGCGGAGCACGCGCCGAGGGCCAGGAGGGCGGCGAGGACCGTGGCCAGCCCCACGACGGGCGAGACGACGGCGACCGCCCCGGAACGGTCCTGGTGGGCCGTCCGGGGCGGTCGCGGGCTCATCTCAGCGCCTGGTCGTGGCGGGGCAGGTCACTGGGCGTTCAACGTGAACGCG
The sequence above is a segment of the Cellulomonas palmilytica genome. Coding sequences within it:
- a CDS encoding sensor histidine kinase, with translation MSTPPVVERRRRGSRFLRFVSRYTGPEAGVVERQLPFVLAFAVGLLTLTVVDVVTDPALVLAAAIVTAAVMVLAVTLPWSRWPAWAADLLPVVSLGAVSLLRAGTGGSSSILGALVFIPVLTLASQRGRRGVTLATVCVLLVVFTPAVIDPQTFTSLTVMRALLVALVAFVLAVISHETTERLRVRNAALDRLRVQQDELLDLVRTDADVIARVAAARESALEQMVAVIDSATEQAIIATDTDGLIQVFNAGAERLLGHAQGAVVGRLRLTALHDPDELRERYAAAFGHAVRGDGEQAERRLLDVVVRPAQGEGSHVRDWTWVRRDGERRTVRLAVTRRVEGDGASNGFVVVATDVTAEREAAAFKDQFVSLVSHELRTPLTAVLGYLELLQDGPDPLSDEQREFLTIIERNARRQLRLVSDLLLTAQVDAGTFQVSPARIDLADVVRSSVESAAYAAHNAGITLTQDVTRTPVVADATRLAQVVDNLLTNAIKFTRPGGTVVASVAPGPVDEAGRAGAVLEVSDSGVGISPDEIAQLTQRFFRAASAQRGAVPGVGLGLSIAKAVVDAHGGTLAVASVLGEGTTMTVRLPPEPPAARADASRA
- a CDS encoding glycosyltransferase — protein: MAHDALVVLLVALVVCGAVPVLIGLVQYLLVPVHAWRNHLRDAAPYLPRVVVIVPAWNEGAVLAPSLERLMRLEYPPDRLKVFVVDDASTDDTPQVVQAKAAEHPGRIVHLRRAQGGQGKAHTLNHGIERALADDWMQALLIMDADVIYRPDALRKMTRHLADEHVGAVTAYIREGSARPGSVARFIGYEYVTAQAAARRAQNVLGAMACLAGGAQLHSRANLESIGGRVDTTTLAEDTFTTFLTQLDGRGVVFEPAAVVLAEEPDSVRALWKQRVRWARGNVQITRRFSDVWFRRPWPLRRGGQRLGSWVFGLVWFSVYMLPVAILLATAGLVGLHLLDSAVALTAFRALWWLGVVAYVFITATTLLLDGETARRSWFQALTFPGLLALVVMTAAWVPGLWEEQVPALFGLEMTPEGRDVWQLALYAWPLVAMLVAPVVRAVDGVRGLKALATPLLYVIGYGPVLCAITLDAYVKQWRGASAQWDKTEKTGRVVG
- a CDS encoding response regulator; translation: MADGQIQVLVVEDDADTALFVRTVLERRAGMSVTVLTDALAALAHATTRPVDLVITDIQLPGMSGLELLRELRRAAPGVPVIVMTAFASVDYAVDALHQQADDFLVKPVSAADLTDRATRIAERGRARREADRGAVVLAVGAHPDDVEIGIGATLASHRDAGDTVVVLTMSCGAVGGDTDDRRHEALAAAGVVGARLFLLDFVDTQLEAAPDLIPAVERTVEQVRPTVVYTHSVHDRHQDHRAVHRAVQVATRQVPTLGCFQSPSATVDFRPTRFVTVDGFLDTKLEMLAAFSSQSHRAYMDADTVRATARYWARFGTGTYVEPLEMVRAAGRVASAASRETAGDRSGAREDGSDERSGQETRTDR
- a CDS encoding PHP domain-containing protein, giving the protein MSASPSPQPSPQPSSQPSWWPSLAEDHHVHSTFSDDAVSTPQENHAAAVERGLRRIRMVDHVRATTSDVAQRLEALARLPRTAGLVVETGVEAKILDVAGGVDAPPDVLRAAGGPGGVDRVLLADHQLPGPDGPWSPRRAREAMADGLAAADVLAMLVDGTVAALRRTPCAQLAHPLSLVPKLGLTEDDVTDEHLDAVAAAVLAAGALVEVNEKWRCPGPRAVARWRAAGVPLVASTDAHDARDVGVYDWLRTQAGTGEP
- a CDS encoding LLM class flavin-dependent oxidoreductase, which translates into the protein MQFGIFSVGDVTTDPTTGRTPDDTERVRAMLTIAQHADEAGLDVFATGEHHNPPFVPSSPTTMLGYLAGVTKQITLSTATTLITTNDPVRLAEEYAMLQVISDGRMDLMMGRGNTGPVYPWFGQDIRQGIPLAVENYALLRRLWTEDVVDWSGKFRTPLQGFTSTPRPLDGVPPFVWHGSIRSPEIAEQAAYYGDGFLHNAIFWPMEHTAAMVNFYRQRFEHHGHGSADQAIVGLGGQVFMRKESQKAWDEFRPYFDNAPVYGHGPSMEDFTRETPLTVGSPQQVIDRYGAFWEQVGHYQRQLFLMDHAGLPLKTVLEQIDLLATEVVPVLRQEAEARRPAHVPANPPTHAERVAAARAAGEVHEQGVAAADHWTGRTAEDDLAAADAAAAVPDGR
- a CDS encoding M15 family metallopeptidase, which codes for MSPRPPRTAHQDRSGAVAVVSPVVGLATVLAALLALGACSAPGTPRVATSGSVVAVGTSGTAAPSVAGPVATTPAPTTPAPAHPAPTTPAPPTTPAPRPTPTLTDDRRPLFRSSVSRIDAALAERMHASWRPGCPVPLEDLRYLRVRYVDFEGRVRDGELVVHAEVATSIVRVFQRLYDLEFPIRSLRLVDDFGADDDASMDADNSSAFNCRAVTGGTGWSQHSYGRAIDVNPVENPYVSGTFVAPPAGRAFLDRVPGPGVIVADDDVVRAFGDNGWFWGGYWTRPVDYQHFSTTNR
- a CDS encoding CE1759 family FMN reductase — its product is MPQERSIVVVSAGVSQPSSTRLLADRLAAATVEELAARGIRADVTTVELRDLAHEVVNMTLTGFASGPLADALAKLAAADGLIAVTPVFTASYAGLFKSFVDVLDKDVLAGMPVLLGATGGTGRHSLVLEYALRPLFGYLHADVVGTGVFAATDDWADGGGDDVKPLPERIRRAGRELAETVADREPSRPAGLYDAVPSFEDLLGH
- a CDS encoding ATP-grasp domain-containing protein; its protein translation is MTRVLVTGAGGPAGVAVIRSLLRRGDVEVYAADMDRWASGIYLVPAERRRLVPAGRAEHFVDTVLATCAADGIDVLYPTVDVELPRIAAQRERFSHAGTRVASPELRTLETALDKLSLARACAHVAYVPRTELVGTPQAISGWQFPVIVKPRRGAGSRGVRVVTTATELDAVHDDEDLLVQELLPGEEYSVDVLADLDGHVVAAVPRARLRVDSGVAVAGVTVHDERLVAAATAVAEAIGLTTVANVQLKLTADGTPGLLEVNPRFPGAMPLTIAAGVDMPSLVLDAVLGRPVPRHVDFVEVANVRYLEDVFLPVGDVLPPLEPPSAPEG